The Streptomyces sp. NBC_00335 DNA window GCAGCCCTCGAGACCCATGAAGTCGTCGAGCGTCGGATCGGCGGCCTGGAGCATCGTTCCCATCGCCCCGTCGGCCACCACGACCCGCTGCGCCAGCTCCTCCCTCAGAGACCGTCTCATCCCAACTCCCGGAGGTGTGCGGTCAGCTCCGTCTCGTACCGGCAGCCGTACCCCATGCCGAGCAGGGTGAGCAACGATTCGCCGGACAACCGGTACTCCTGCGTACCCACGGATGCGAGGACGGTCGCAGCGACCGCACAGCCCAGCTGAGCCGCGCTCCGCTCGGACACACCCCACGCCGTTGCGGCGAGGAACCCGGCTCGGAACGCGTCGCCGACACCGGTGGGGTCGACGACTTCCTCGACCTCGACCGCGTGCACGGTCAGCGGCGTGGTGCCCGCAGTTTGGATTCGTACGCCACCCTCGCCGTGGGTGGTCACCCAGGAGCCGACCCGCCGCAGGACCTGCTCCTCGGTGAGCCCGGACTTCTCGCACAGCAAGGCTGCTTCGTACTCGTTGGTGAACAGCCGGCTCGCACCGTCCACCAGCTCCCGAACCTGCGGCCGCTCCAGTCGCGCCAGCTGCTGGGACGGGTCCGCAGCGAAGGGGATGCCCAGCTCACGGCAGGTCCGCGTATGGCGGAGCATGGCCTCGGGGTCGTCGGGCGAGATCAGCACCAAGTCGGGGCGACCGGCCCGTGCGACGACGTCGCTCAGATCGATCTCGCGGGCCTCTACCATGGCCCCCTCGTAGAACGTCGCGATCTGGTTCTGGTCCCGGTCGGTGGTGCAGACGAAACGCGCGGTCTGGCACGTCTCGCTGACCCGAACGGAGTCGGTGTCGACGCCGTGCTCCTTGAGCCACACCCGGTACGGATCGAAGTCTCGACCCACAGAGCCCACCAGGACAGGCCGCAGTCCCAGCGTTCCCAGACCGAACGATATGTTGGCCGCTACTCCGCCGCGTCGGAATTCCAGGTTGTCGGCGAGGAACGACAGGGATATCCGGTCCAACCGGTCCGCGAGCAGCTGCTCGGCGAACCGGCCGGGAAAGGTCATCAGATGGTCGGTCGCAATGGATCCCGTCACAACGATGCGCATGTCAGACCCCAACGGCCCGGCGAAGGGCGTCCACGCGGTCGGTGCGTTCCCAGGTGAAGTCCGGCAGCTCACGGCCAAAGTGGCCGTACGCGGCGGTCTGGGCGTAGATCGGGCGCAGCAGGTCCAGATCGCGGATGATCGCGGCCGGCCGAAGATCGAAGACACTCGACACGGCTTCCTGGATGCGCTCGTCCGGCAGTGTTCCCGTGCCGAAGGTCTCGACGAAGAGGCCGACGGGCTCGGCCTTGCCGATGGCGTACGCGACCTGGACCTCGCAGCGCGAGGCCAGGCCCGCGGCGACCACGTTCTTCGCCACCCAGCGCATCGCGTACGCGGCGGAACGGTCGACCTTGGACGGGTCCTTGCCCGAGAAGGCGCCGCCACCGTGACGCGCCATCCCGCCGTACGTGTCGATGATGATCTTGCGACCGGTCAGGCCGGCGTCGCCCATCGGGCCGCCGATCTCGAAGCGCCCGGTCGGGTTCACCAGTAGTCGGTAACCCTCGGTCTCCAGCTTGATGCCGTCCTCGACGAGCTGGTTCAGCACGTACTCCACGACGAACTCACGGATGTCCGGGGCCAGCAGTGCGTCGAGGTCGACGTCGGCTGCGTGCTGGGAGGAGACCACCACCGTGTCCAGGCGCACCGCCTGATCGCCGTCGTACTCGATGGTGACCTGCGTCTTGCCGTCGGGGCGCAGGTAAGGGATGACCCCATCCTTGCGGACCTCGGACAGCCGGCGCGAGAGCCGGTGCGCGATGTGGATCGGCAGCGGCATCAGCTCGGGCGTCTCGTCACAGGCGTAGCCGAACATCAGGCCTTGGTCGCCCGCTCCCTGCTTGTCGAGCTCGTCACTCGGCCCCGCGCCTCCGACACGCTTCTCGAATGCGGTGTCGACGCCCTGGGCGATGTCGGGTGACTGCGCCCCGATGGACACCGACACCCCGCAGGAGGCACCGTCGAAGCCCTTCTTCGAGGAGTCGTAGCCGATGTCGAGAATGGCCTCACGAACGAGGGCGGCTATGGGGGCATAGGCCTTGGTCGTCACCTCGCCGGCTATGTGGACCAGGCCGGTGGTGATCAGGGTCTCCACAGCCACCCGCGAGGTGGGGTCCTCACGGAGCAGCGCGTCGAGGATCGTGTCACTGATCCGGTCGGCGATCTTGTCGGGATGCCCCT harbors:
- a CDS encoding carbohydrate kinase family protein; this translates as MRIVVTGSIATDHLMTFPGRFAEQLLADRLDRISLSFLADNLEFRRGGVAANISFGLGTLGLRPVLVGSVGRDFDPYRVWLKEHGVDTDSVRVSETCQTARFVCTTDRDQNQIATFYEGAMVEAREIDLSDVVARAGRPDLVLISPDDPEAMLRHTRTCRELGIPFAADPSQQLARLERPQVRELVDGASRLFTNEYEAALLCEKSGLTEEQVLRRVGSWVTTHGEGGVRIQTAGTTPLTVHAVEVEEVVDPTGVGDAFRAGFLAATAWGVSERSAAQLGCAVAATVLASVGTQEYRLSGESLLTLLGMGYGCRYETELTAHLRELG
- the metK gene encoding methionine adenosyltransferase, with translation MSKRLFTSESVTEGHPDKIADRISDTILDALLREDPTSRVAVETLITTGLVHIAGEVTTKAYAPIAALVREAILDIGYDSSKKGFDGASCGVSVSIGAQSPDIAQGVDTAFEKRVGGAGPSDELDKQGAGDQGLMFGYACDETPELMPLPIHIAHRLSRRLSEVRKDGVIPYLRPDGKTQVTIEYDGDQAVRLDTVVVSSQHAADVDLDALLAPDIREFVVEYVLNQLVEDGIKLETEGYRLLVNPTGRFEIGGPMGDAGLTGRKIIIDTYGGMARHGGGAFSGKDPSKVDRSAAYAMRWVAKNVVAAGLASRCEVQVAYAIGKAEPVGLFVETFGTGTLPDERIQEAVSSVFDLRPAAIIRDLDLLRPIYAQTAAYGHFGRELPDFTWERTDRVDALRRAVGV